One Dama dama isolate Ldn47 chromosome 18, ASM3311817v1, whole genome shotgun sequence DNA window includes the following coding sequences:
- the LOC133072726 gene encoding LOW QUALITY PROTEIN: dynactin subunit 1-like (The sequence of the model RefSeq protein was modified relative to this genomic sequence to represent the inferred CDS: inserted 6 bases in 5 codons; substituted 1 base at 1 genomic stop codon) — protein sequence MSAEASARPLRVGSRAEATGKGHRRXLEVIGKGHRGTVACVGATLFATGKWVGVILDEAKGKNDGTVQGRKYFTCDEGHGIFVRQSQIQVFEDGADTTSPETPDSSASKVLRREGTDSNPKTSKLPTRPASTGVAGARGSLGPSGSASAGEQSSSEPSTPAQTPLAAPIVPTPALTSPGAALPLPSPSKEEEGLRAQVRDLEGKLETLRLKRAEDKPKLKELGKHKIQLEWVQEWKSKMQEQQADLQGRLKEAREEAKEALEAKERYMEEMADTADAIEMAALDKEMAEERAESLQQEAEVPRERVQELTTELESLKAEIEEKGSDGATSSYQLKQLEEQNARLKDALVRMRDLSSSEKQEHGKLQKLMEKKNQELEVVRQQRERLPEELGQAERTTDELKEQVDAALGAEEMVDTLTDRNLDLEEKVXQRKEMVGDLEAINEINDELQENARETELERREQLDMAGAPVRDAQKRAEAAQETVADYQQTIKKHHQLTAHLQDVNRALTNQQKASVERQQQPPPETFDFKIKFAETKAPAKAIEMELRQMEVAQANRHISLLTAFMPDSFLRPGGDHDCVLVLLFMPRLICKAELIRKQAQEKFELSESCSEWPGLRGAAEEQLSFAAGPVYSPSLLQATLHRCEHALSQCSVDVYKKVGSLYPEMSAHERSLDFLIELLPKDQLDETVNVEPLTKAIKYYQPLYSIHLAEQPEDSTMQLADHIXFTQSALDCMSAEVGRLRAFLQGGQEASDIALLLRDLETSCSDTHQFCKKIWRQMPGTDAPGIPAALAFGPQVSDTLLDCRKHWTWVVAVLQEVAAAAAQLIATLAENEGLPVAALEELAFKASEQIYGTPXSNPDECLRQSCSPLISTVNRLATAMQEGEYGAEXPPRKPPPGELRAAALRAEITDAEGLGLKLDDRETVIKELKKSLKIKGEELSEANVQLSLLEKKLDSAAKDADERIEKVQTRLEETQTLLWKEEKELEETMDALQANIDQLEAEKAELKQRLNSQSKRMIEGHRGPPPSGIATLVSGIAGGGAPGQAPGSVPGPGLVKDSPLLLQQILAMRLHISQLQNENSVLKGAKMKASLAALPPLHVAKLSLLPHEGPDSELAXGALYRKTNQLLEMLNQLSVGTHVVDITRSNSAAKSPSAQLLEQVVQLKSLSDTIEKLKDEVLKETVSQRPGATVPTDFATFPSSAFLRAKEERQDDAVYMGKVTFSCAAGLGQRHRLVLTQERLRQLLLNASSLTAGGCPQPSWSRSSCCVATRRPRGEPRATALPAPLGVTPPAVPRPCPLTRVPLAPAPGLGQSSLFSGSLLPEELQGL from the exons ATGAGTGCCGAGGCAAGTGCCCGGCCTCTGCGAGTGGGCTCCCGCGCGGAGGCGACTGGAAAAGGCCACCGGAGGTGATTGGAGGTGATTGGAAAAGGCCACCGTGGCACCGTGGCGTGTGTTGGAGCCACCCTCTTTGCTACTGGCAAATGGGTAGGTGTGATCCTGGATGAAGCAAAAGGCAAGAATGACGGAACCGTCCAAGGCAGGAAGTACTTCACTTGCGATGAAGGACACGGCATCTTTGTGCGCCAGTCCCAGATACAGGTATTTGAAGATGGAGCGGATACTACTTCACCAGAGACACCTGATTCTTCTGCCTCAAAGGTCCTCAGAAGAGAGGGAACTGACTCAAACCCAAAGACCAGCAAACTGCCCACCCGCCCAGCCAGCACGGGGGTGGCCGGGGCCAGGGGCTCCCTGGGCCCCTCTGGCTCAGCGTCGGCAGGTGAGCAGAGCAGCAGTGAGCCCAGCACCCCAGCTCAGACTCCGCTGGCAGCGCCCATCGTCCCCACGCCGGCCCTCACCTCCCCTGGAGCAGCACTCCCACTTCCTTCCCCCTCTAAGGAAGAGGAGGGCCTGAGGGCCCAGGTGCGGGACCTGGAGGGGAAACTGGAGACCCTGCGGCTGAAACGTGCAGAAGACAAGCCAAAACTGAAAGAGCTGGGGAAGCACAAGATCCAGCTGGAGTGGGTGCAGGAATGGAAAAGCAAAATGCAGGAGCAGCAGGCAGACCTGCAGGGGCGCCTCAAGGAGGCTCGCGAGGAAGCCAAGGAGGCCCTAGAGGCAAAGGAACGCTACATGGAGGAGATGGCTGACACTGCTGATGCTATCGAGATGGCCGCTCTGGACAAGGAGATGGCCGAAGAGCGGGCCGAGTCCCTACAGCAGGAGGCCGAGGTGCCGAGGGAACGTGTGCAAGAGCTCACTACTGAATTGGAAAGCCTCAAAGCTGAGATTGAAGAGAAGGGCTCAGATGGTGCCACATCCAGTTATCAGCTCAAGCAGCTTGAGGAGCAGAATGCCCGCTTAAAGGATGCCCTGGTGAGAATGCGGGATCTTTCTTCCTCAGAGAAGCAGGAGCACGGGAAACTCCAGAAGCTCATGGAAAAGAAGAACCAAGAGCTGGAAGTTGTGAGGCAACAGCGGGAGCGTCTGCCGGAGGAGCTGGGCCAGGCAGAGCGCACCACTGATGAGCTCAAGGAGCAGGTCGATGCTGCTCTGGGGGCGGAGGAGATGGTGGATACGCTGACAGACCGGAACCTGGATCTGGAAGAGAAAG TGCAACGGAAGGAAATGGTGGGGGACTTGGaagcaataaatgaaataaacgaTGAACTGCAGGAGAATGCACGTGAGACAGAACTGGAGCGGCGGGAGCAGCTAGATATGGCAGGTGCACCGGTCCGGGATGCCCAGAAGCGTGCGGAAGCAGCCCAGGAGACCGTCGCGGACTATCAGCAAACCATCAAGAAGCACCACCAGCTGACCGCCCACCTGCAGGATGTGAATCGGGCTCTGACAAACCAGCAGAAAGCGTCTGTGGAAAGGCAGCAGCAGCCACCTCCGGAGACTTTTGACTTCAAGATCAAGTTTGCCGAGACTAAGGCTCCTGCTAAGGCAATTGAAATGGAATTGAGGCAGATGGAGGTGGCCCAGGCCAACCGGCACATATCCCTGTTGACAGCCTTCATGCCCGACAGTTTCCTTCGGCCAGGTGGGGACCATGACTGCGTTCTGGTGCTGCTGTTCATGCCTCGTCTCATTTGCAAGGCAGAGCTAATCCGGAAGCAGGCCCAGGAAAAGTTTGAACTAAGTGAGAGCTGTTCAGAGTGGCCAGGACTTCGAGGAGCTGCAGAGGAGCAGCTCAGCTTTGCTGCTGGGCCGGTGTATTCACCGAGTCTGCTGCAGGCCACACTCCATCGTTGCGAGCACGCCCTCTCTCAGTGCAGTGTGGACGTGTATAAGAAGGTGGGCAGCCTCTACCCTGAGATGAGTGCCCACGAACGCTCTTTGGACTTCCTCATCGAGCTGCTGCCCAAGGATCAGCTGGATGAGACTGTCAATGTAGAGCCTCTCACCAAGGCCATCAAGTACTACCAGCCTCTATACAGCATCCACCTTGCTGAACAACCTGAGGACAGTACCATGCAGCTGGCTGACCACAT GTTTACCCAGAGTGCCCTGGACTGCATGAGTGCGGAGGTGGGACGGCTACGGGCCTTCTTGCAGGGTGGGCAGGAGGCTTCAGATATTGCCCTCCTGCTCCGGGACCTGGAAACTTCGTGCAGTGATACCCACCAGTTCTGCAAGAAGATCTGGCGGCAGATGCCAGGGACGGATGCGCCTGGGATCCCAGCTGCACTGGCCTTTGGACCACAGGTATCCGACACACTCCTTGACTGCAGAAAACACTGGACGTGGGTGGTGGCGGTGCTACAGGAGGTAGCAGCAGCCGCTGCCCAGCTCATTGCCACACTGGCAGAGAACGAGGGGCTGCCTGTGGCTGCCTTGGAGGAGCTGGCTTTCAAAGCAAGCGAGCAGATCTACGGGACCC TCAGCAACCCCGATGAGTGTCTGCGCCAGTCGTGCAGCCCGCTCATCAGCACTGTGAACAGGTTGGCCACAGCCATGCAGGAGGGGGAGTACGGTGCCG CGCCCCCTAGAAAGCCTCCCCCAGGTGAGCTGCGGGCTGCGGCTCTTCGTGCAGAGATCACGGATGCTGAAGGCCTGGGTTTGAAGCTTGACGATCGAGAGACAGTTATTAAAGAGCTGAAGAAGTCACTGAAAATCAAGGGGGAAGAGCTCAGTGAGGCCAATGTGCAGCTGAGCCTCCTGGAGAAGAAGCTGGACAGTGCTGCCAAGGATGCAGATGAGCGCATTGAGAAAGTCCAGACTCGGCTGGAGGAGACCCAGACGCTGCtgtggaaggaggagaaagagttGGAGGAGACCATGGATGCACTTCAGGCCAACATCGACCAGCTGGAGGCAGAGAAGGCTGAGTTAAAGCAGCGATTGAACAGCCAGTCCAAGCGCATGATTGAGGGGCACAGGGGGCCCCCTCCCTCGGGTATTGCCACCCTGGTCTCTGGCATTGCTGGGGGAGGTGCCCCTGGGCAGGCTCCGGGGTCTGTGCCTGGCCCAGGGCTGGTGAAGGACTCACCCCTGCTGCTTCAGCAGATCTTGGCCATGAGGCTGCACATCTCCCAGCTCCAGAATGAGAACAGCGTCCTCAAGGGAGCCAAGATGAAGGCATCCTTAGCAGCCCTGCCCCCTCTGCACGTGGCCAAACTCTCTCTCCTGCCCCATGAGGGCCCTGACAGTGAGCTTG ATGGAGCGCTGTATCGTAAGACCAACCAGCTGCTGGAGATGTTGAATCAGTTGAGCGTAGGCACCCATGTGGTGGACATCACTCGCTCCAACTCTGCTGCCAAGAGCCCGTCGGCCCAGCTCCTGGAGCAGGTGGTTCAGCTCAAGTCCCTAAGCGACACCATTGAGAAGCTCAAGGATGAGGTTCTTAAGGAGACTGTATCTCAGCGCCCTGGAGCCACGGTCCCCACTGACTTTGCCACCTTCCCTTCATCAGCCTTCCTCAGGGCCAAGGAAGAGCGGCAGGATGATGCTGTGTACATGGGCAAAGTGACCTTCTCGTGCGCGGCTGGCCTTGGGCAGCGGCACCGGCTGGTGCTCACCCAGGAGCGGCTGCGCCAGCTTCTCCTAAATGCTTCTTCCCTCACTGCCGGCGGCTGCCCGCAGCCCTCCTGGAGCCGCTCCTCCTGCTGCGTGGCCACCAGGCGGCCCCGGGGAGAACCGCGTGCGACGGCTCTTCCTGCCCCACTCGGCGTCACGCCCCCCGCggtgccccgcccctgccccttgACCCGGGTTCCCCTGGCTCCCGCCCCTGGCCTCGGCCAGAGTTCGCTGTTCAGTGGCTCCCTTCTTCCTGAGGAGCTGCAGGGGCTCTAG